In Musa acuminata AAA Group cultivar baxijiao chromosome BXJ2-3, Cavendish_Baxijiao_AAA, whole genome shotgun sequence, the following proteins share a genomic window:
- the LOC135606604 gene encoding protein gamma response 1-like, whose amino-acid sequence MERDLVNAPKFDYSSDTDDLKYVSGLSTIFVATIQEVKDRVSQIELIFCSQLFPCLQSTSKLLQKKLADTRNAMEAEWKKKEHALLHQIEELLSEKKHCQDEIQQLCSSLEESRTKLMGTEQLVKKYELEKGQLMDEVESLTRNEVIIGELKRQLEQKTSEIAEGKELQQSLLEQSELNDKKLSIEQAKRRELFEDYNGLRKSYKQLKSQYLYLIRKLDNNLENEHHLDRKQEVKSSPMSYPKKRRLQDYEENEEEITSIASQTDETKSEGGSHEDPDVHHDLPLIKRLTNGSHVTHSSYCPSILPKYTVGTTKSEPIAGEKKGSSSWRDTRAKEARGVDLHDDFLDTPLEIVRNINKLPCKEAQDIAVPPPKDVDLNNYDDETQDMNTKTIPHQQCISVLGPNKGGFKYVEPVRKKTDRENLKGVECQQCKKFYDAVLLGDDGNPDHVNRRCEHHDGVSRHRYRYAPPMTPEGFWNIGFDSDM is encoded by the exons ATGGAACGTGATCTGGTTAATGCACCAAAATTTGATTACTCCAGTGATACTGATGATTTGAAGTATGTGAGTGGACTCAGCACAATATTTGTGGCCACCATTCAAGAAGTAAAAGACCGGGTTTCCCAAATAGAATTAATCTTCTGTAGCCAACTATTTCCATGTTTGCAATCAACATCAAAACTCTTACAGAAAAAGCTTGCTGATACCAGGAATGCAATGGAAGCTGAATGGAAGAAAAAAGAACATGCCCTCTTACATCAGATTGAAGAGCTTCTTTCTGAAAAGAAACATTGTCAAGATGAAATCCAGCAATTGTGCAGTTCATTAGAGGAAAGTAGGACAAAGTTAATGGGCACTGAACAGTTGGTAAAGAAATACGAATTAGAGAAAGGACAACTTATGGACGAAGTTGAAAGCTTAACAAGGAATGAGGTAATAATTGGTGAATTGAAAAGGCAGCTCGAGCAGAAAACCAGTGAAATAGCTGAGGGGAAGGAGTTGCAACAAAGTTTATTAGAACAAAGTGAATTGAATGATAAGAAATTGTCAATTGAGCAAGCTAAAAGAAGAGAGTTGTTTGAGGATTACAACGGGTTGAGAAAAAGTTACAAACAATTGAAATCGCAATACCTTTACTTAATCAGGAAGCTGGATAACAACTTAGAAAATGAGCATCACTTGGACAGGAAGCAGGAGGTAAAGAGTTCGCCAATGTCTTATCCAAAAAAGAGAAGACTCCAAG ATTATGAAGAGAATGAAGAGGAGATTACCAGCATTGCATCTCAGACAGATGAGACAAAATCTGAGGGTGGTTCTCATGAAGATCCTGACGTCCatcacgatcttcctttaattaaAAGATTGACCAATGGTTCCCATGTCACTCATTCATCTTACTGCCCATCCATTCTGCCAAAGTATACTGTTGGTACCACCAAATCAGAGCCAATAGCTGGTGAAAAGAAAGGCAGTTCATCTTGGAGGGATACTCGGGCTAAAGAAGCTCGTGGTGTGGATCTCCATGATGACTTTCTTGACACTCCTTTGGAGATCGTGAGGAACATAAACAAGCTCCCCTGCAAAGAAGCTCAAGATATTGCAGTCCCTCCTCCAAAAGATGTGGATTTAAACAATTATGATGATGAAACACAAGATATGAACACCAAGACTATACCACACCAACAGTGCATTTCTGTCCTAGGTCCAAATAAAGGGGGATTTAAGTACGTCGAGCCTGTAAGGAAGAAGACTGACCGGGAGAATCTTAAAGGAGTTGAATGCCAGCAATGCAAGAAATTCTATGATGCAGTTCTGCTCGGTGATGATGGTAATCCAGATCATGTGAATAGGCGCTGCGAACATCATGATGGTGTGTCAAGGCATCGTTACAGGTATGCCCCTCCAATGACACCTGAAGGATTCTGGAACATTGGGTTCGATTCAGATATGTAG
- the LOC108952379 gene encoding uncharacterized protein LOC108952379, giving the protein MERSGSAGSAVVAIECVAGSSRADEWGGCNGEEAAPLRMGDILEEITFGGSPPARAPFKGGREAVMKLLHAAFQRGHSSVLVRARHGERSAAPYLELHACIVPHPPARPRAAGSSSSSPSATLTTPSSPSSTDPSPSASHHKLTVMKLLPAP; this is encoded by the exons ATGGAGCGATCCGGCAGCGCGGGGTCGGCGGTGGTGGCGATCGAGTGCGTTGCCGGGAGCAGCAGGGCAGACGAGTGGGGCGGCTGCAACGGGGAGGAGGCGGCGCCGTTGCGCATGGGGGACATCCTCGAGGAAATCACCTTCGGAGGGTCGCCGCCCGCCCGGGCACCGTTCAAAGGCGGGCGGGAAGCCGTCATGAAGCTCCTTCACGCCGCATTCCAGCGAGGCCACTCTTCTGTCCTCGTGCGGGCCCGCCATGGCGAGCGCTCCGCCGCGCCGTACCTCGAGCTCCACGCCTGCATCGTCCCCCACCCGCCAGCCCGCCCGCGGGCCGCCGGCAGTTCCTCCTCCTCTCCATCCGCGACCCTAACTACGCCATCATCGCCCTCGTCGACCGATCCGAGTCCGAGTGCATCGCATCACAAg CTAACCGTCATGAAGCTCCTTCCCGCACCGTGA
- the LOC108951134 gene encoding uncharacterized protein LOC108951134 isoform X1 → MDRPPWRRLEGKVVMVTGASSGIGREICLDLAAAGCRVVATARRIDRLRSLCDEIDGPGSPLPPPSSSFSARSAARSVAVELDVSAGGSVIEAAVQRAWDAVGRIDALINNAGVRGGVYSPLDWPEEDWNATFATNLTGLWLVTKYVCKQMVNAKLKGTVINISSISGLNRGKLPGAIAYAVSKEGVNAITKVMALEMGVHNIRVNSISPGIFKSEITESLMRKKWINKVATKIIPLRTFGTSDPAITSVVRYLIHYSSEYVTGNIFIVDAGATLPGFPVTSNKKRPIFRPCFPSPRAISRVSSSSRSSRSIALAMAAPKKVRAASRNPSLIRGIGKFSRSKMYHKRGIWAIKAKNGGSFPHHDPKPAEPAQSSAKPPKFYPADDVKTPIPNRRKPKPTKLRASITPGTVLILLAGRFMGKRVVFLKQLPSGLLLVTGPFKINGVPLRRVNQSYVIATSTKVDISGVNVDKFHDKYFAKEKKEKTKKGEGEFFETEKEETKSLPQEKKDDQKAVDGPLIKAIEAVPDLKAYLGARFSLRSGMKPHELVF, encoded by the exons ATGGATCGACCGCCGTGGCGGAGACTCGAGGGCAAGGTAGTGATGGTCACCGGCGCCTCCTCCGGCATCGGCCGCGAGATCTGCCTCGACCTCGCCGCCGCCGGCTGCAGGGTCGTCGCTACCGCTCGCCGGATCGATCGCCTTCGATCCCTCTGCGACGAGATCGACGGCCCCGGTTCGCCGTTGCCGCCACCTTCCTCCTCCTTCTCGGCCCGCTCCGCCGCGCGGTCCGTGGCCGTTGAGCTCGACGTGAGCGCCGGGGGATCCGTGATCGAGGCAGCGGTCCAGAGGGCGTGGGACGCCGTCGGCCGCATCGATGCGTTGATCAACAATGCAGGGGTTCGAG GTGGTGTTTACTCCCCACTAGATTGGCCGGAAGAGGACTGGAATGCCACTTTTGCAACTAATCTGACTGGCTTATGGCTAGTAACCAAGTATGTATGCAAACAGATGGTTAATGCAAAGCTGAAAGGAACTGTGATCAACATTTCTTCTATTTCTGGCCTCAATCGTGGGAAGTTGCCTGGAGCCATAGCATATGCTGTCTCAAAGGAAGGTGTTAATGCAATTACTAAG GTTATGGCTTTGGAAATGGGAGTCCATAACATCAGAGTGAACTCAATAAGCCCTGGGATATTCAAATCTGAGATAACAGAGAGCCTCATGCGGAAAAAGTGGATCAATAAGGTTGCAACAAAGATAATCCCTTTGAGAACATTTGGTACATCAGATCCGGCAATTACATCAGTCGTCCGCTATCTGATCCATTACTCATCTGAATATGTAACTGGAAATATCTTCATCGTTGATGCAGGTGCCACTCTACCAG GGTTTCCCGTCACCTCCAATAAAAAGCGCCCGATCTTTCGCCCTTGTTTTCCTTCGCCGCGTGCCATTTCAAGGGTTTCGTCCTCCTCTCGCTCTTCCCGGTCTATCGCTCTTGCAATGGCGGCGCCGAAGAAAGTGAGGGCAGCGAGCCGGAACCCTAGCCTGATTCGAGGCATCGGGAAGTTCTCGAGGTCGAAGATGTACCATAAACGCGGGATCTGGGCCATCAAGGCCAAGAACGGCGGCTCCTTCCCCCACCACGACCCGAAGCCCGCGGAGCCCGCGCAGTCGTCCGCGAAGCCCCCGAAGTTCTACCCCGCGGACGATGTCAAGACTCCCATCCCCAATCGCCGCAAGCCCAAACCTACGAAGCTCAG GGCAAGCATCACTCCGGGGACTGTTCTGATCCTTCTCGCTGGTAGGTTCATGGGAAAGAGGGTCGTCTTCCTGAAGCAGCTGCCTTCCGGACTTCTTCTGGTTACCG GCCCCTTTAAGATTAATGGAGTGCCTCTAAGAAGAGTAAATCAATCTTACGTCATTGCGACATCTACCAAGGTTGACATATCGGGAGTCAATGTTGACAAGTTCCATGACAAATACTTCGCCaaggagaaaaaggagaagaCAAAGAAAGGGGAAGGTGAATTTTTCGAGACTGAAAAAGAG GAAACCAAGTCTCTCCCTCAGGAGAAGAAGGATGACCAAAAGGCTGTGGATGGCCCATTGATAAAAGCCATCGAAGCAGTCCCAGACTTGAAGGCCTACTTAGGTGCTAGATTTTCCCTTAGGTCAGGAATGAAACCTCATGAGCTTGTCTTCTAA
- the LOC108951134 gene encoding uncharacterized protein LOC108951134 isoform X2 → MDRPPWRRLEGKVVMVTGASSGIGREICLDLAAAGCRVVATARRIDRLRSLCDEIDGPGSPLPPPSSSFSARSAARSVAVELDVSAGGSVIEAAVQRAWDAVGRIDALINNAGVRGGVYSPLDWPEEDWNATFATNLTGLWLVTKYVCKQMVNAKLKGTVINISSISGLNRGKLPGAIAYAVSKEGVNAITKVMALEMGVHNIRVNSISPGIFKSEITESLMRKKWINKVATKIIPLRTFGATLPGFPVTSNKKRPIFRPCFPSPRAISRVSSSSRSSRSIALAMAAPKKVRAASRNPSLIRGIGKFSRSKMYHKRGIWAIKAKNGGSFPHHDPKPAEPAQSSAKPPKFYPADDVKTPIPNRRKPKPTKLRASITPGTVLILLAGRFMGKRVVFLKQLPSGLLLVTGPFKINGVPLRRVNQSYVIATSTKVDISGVNVDKFHDKYFAKEKKEKTKKGEGEFFETEKEETKSLPQEKKDDQKAVDGPLIKAIEAVPDLKAYLGARFSLRSGMKPHELVF, encoded by the exons ATGGATCGACCGCCGTGGCGGAGACTCGAGGGCAAGGTAGTGATGGTCACCGGCGCCTCCTCCGGCATCGGCCGCGAGATCTGCCTCGACCTCGCCGCCGCCGGCTGCAGGGTCGTCGCTACCGCTCGCCGGATCGATCGCCTTCGATCCCTCTGCGACGAGATCGACGGCCCCGGTTCGCCGTTGCCGCCACCTTCCTCCTCCTTCTCGGCCCGCTCCGCCGCGCGGTCCGTGGCCGTTGAGCTCGACGTGAGCGCCGGGGGATCCGTGATCGAGGCAGCGGTCCAGAGGGCGTGGGACGCCGTCGGCCGCATCGATGCGTTGATCAACAATGCAGGGGTTCGAG GTGGTGTTTACTCCCCACTAGATTGGCCGGAAGAGGACTGGAATGCCACTTTTGCAACTAATCTGACTGGCTTATGGCTAGTAACCAAGTATGTATGCAAACAGATGGTTAATGCAAAGCTGAAAGGAACTGTGATCAACATTTCTTCTATTTCTGGCCTCAATCGTGGGAAGTTGCCTGGAGCCATAGCATATGCTGTCTCAAAGGAAGGTGTTAATGCAATTACTAAG GTTATGGCTTTGGAAATGGGAGTCCATAACATCAGAGTGAACTCAATAAGCCCTGGGATATTCAAATCTGAGATAACAGAGAGCCTCATGCGGAAAAAGTGGATCAATAAGGTTGCAACAAAGATAATCCCTTTGAGAACATTTG GTGCCACTCTACCAG GGTTTCCCGTCACCTCCAATAAAAAGCGCCCGATCTTTCGCCCTTGTTTTCCTTCGCCGCGTGCCATTTCAAGGGTTTCGTCCTCCTCTCGCTCTTCCCGGTCTATCGCTCTTGCAATGGCGGCGCCGAAGAAAGTGAGGGCAGCGAGCCGGAACCCTAGCCTGATTCGAGGCATCGGGAAGTTCTCGAGGTCGAAGATGTACCATAAACGCGGGATCTGGGCCATCAAGGCCAAGAACGGCGGCTCCTTCCCCCACCACGACCCGAAGCCCGCGGAGCCCGCGCAGTCGTCCGCGAAGCCCCCGAAGTTCTACCCCGCGGACGATGTCAAGACTCCCATCCCCAATCGCCGCAAGCCCAAACCTACGAAGCTCAG GGCAAGCATCACTCCGGGGACTGTTCTGATCCTTCTCGCTGGTAGGTTCATGGGAAAGAGGGTCGTCTTCCTGAAGCAGCTGCCTTCCGGACTTCTTCTGGTTACCG GCCCCTTTAAGATTAATGGAGTGCCTCTAAGAAGAGTAAATCAATCTTACGTCATTGCGACATCTACCAAGGTTGACATATCGGGAGTCAATGTTGACAAGTTCCATGACAAATACTTCGCCaaggagaaaaaggagaagaCAAAGAAAGGGGAAGGTGAATTTTTCGAGACTGAAAAAGAG GAAACCAAGTCTCTCCCTCAGGAGAAGAAGGATGACCAAAAGGCTGTGGATGGCCCATTGATAAAAGCCATCGAAGCAGTCCCAGACTTGAAGGCCTACTTAGGTGCTAGATTTTCCCTTAGGTCAGGAATGAAACCTCATGAGCTTGTCTTCTAA
- the LOC103979969 gene encoding uncharacterized protein LOC103979969 — MWKLKQFMPKESNSLEGRMVEVGNLKLQVRNVIAEGGFSCVYLARDAVNPSKQYALKHMICQDEESLGLAMKEISVMKMLKGHPNVVALIAHTIFDMGRVKEVLLVMEFCEKSLVAVLENRGAGYFEEKQVLLIFRDVCNAVFAMHCQSPPIVHRDLKAENVLLGADGAWKLCDFGSTSTNHKCFDRPEEMGIEEDNIRKHTTPAYRAPEMWDLYRREVISEKVDIWALGCLLYRICYFKSAFDGESKLQILNGNYRIPDLPKYGNSVTKLIKDMLQASPESRPDITQLWFRVNELLPVELQNDLPVSSTSASTAGMRSSPSGLQDDVAQRRTNLVPRRSPPPPPAKEHAQNISPPETQNSRSSWSASVGGGSGGPLGAFWSTQYAQDSQISEDKGPVFDEEPINRSKSKHNPTNHSREHRARTPPRHSVKSPEVGSSEDFEIRFSPNGSEYGPEKTKVSNHQTKSIYQDQAFNTFVAEFDTSKFNSGNAVSSASDKHRSVEKELEEDLSRLKQELKQVNGEKEEMTSKCEKLSAICRSQRQEIQELKRAVAAASPSPPNKESKPQISPGSSQSDTPPREKIEGNLPELQRGLFPNNPSTPSPDPKPWSAFGDTLVQDTPKSSHPKSVRTIRGTNSNRNNIKQPSASSADEPWGFDQDSFRADSHSSQVPKPSFEGNTSQRFGGGGVGKVKAVETNRPSGWTGF, encoded by the exons ATGTGGAAATTGAAGCAATTCATGCCTAAGGAATCTAACAGCCTCGAAGGTCGCATGGTTGAGGTTGGAAACTTAAAGTTGCAAGTCCGTAACGTGATCGCTGAAGGGGGCTTCTCTTGTGTCTACCTTGCTCGTGATGCTGTTAACCCATCCAAACAATATGCCCTTAAGCACATGATTTGTCAAGATGAGGAGTCGTTGGGTCTGGCAATGAAGGAGATCTCGGTGATGAAAATGCTAAAAGGGCATCCAAATGTGGTTGCGCTAATCGCACACACTATCTTTGACATGGGCCGAGTGAAGGAGGTGCTGCTTGTGATGGAATTCTGTGAGAAGTCGTTGGTCGCAGTGCTGGAGAACAGAGGAGCTGGTTACTTTGAAGAGAAGCAAGTTCTTTTGATTTTCCGGGATGTATGCAATGCTGTTTTTGCCATGCATTGTCAGTCACCACCTATCGTTCATAG AGATCTAAAAGCTGAAAATGTTCTGCTTGGAGCTGATGGAGCTTGGAAGTTGTGTGACTTTGGTAGCACCTCGACCAATCACAAGTGCTTTGACAGGCCTGAGGAGATGGGTATTGAAGAAGACAATATTAGGAAGCACACTACTCCTGCTTATAGAGCCCCTGAG ATGTGGGATCTGTACAGAAGGGAAGTTATCAGCGAGAAAGTAGACATTTGG GCTCTTGGATGCCTTTTGTACAGAATCTGCTACTTCAAATCTGCATTTGATGGTGAATCAAAACTTCAGATACTTAATGGAAATTACCGTATCCCAGACTTACCGAAGTATGGCAATTCTGTTACCAAACTGATCAAGGACATGCTTCAAGCCTCTCCAGAATCCAGACCCGACATAACACAG TTGTGGTTCCGGGTGAATGAACTATTGCCTGTGGAGTTGCAAAATGACTTACCTGTTAGCTCTACATCTGCCTCAACTGCAGGAATGCGATCTAGCCCATCAGGTTTACAAGATGACG TAGCTCAAAGGAGGACCAATTTGGTGCCTCGTAGGAGCCCTCCACCTCCACCGGCTAAAGAACATGCACAGAATATATCACCTCCAGAGACTCAGAACTCCAGATCCTCCTGGAGCGCTTCAGTGGGTGGCGGAAGTGGGGGTCCCTTGGGTGCATTTTGGTCCACACAGTATGCCCAGGATTCACAGATATCAGAGGATAAAGGACCTGTGTTTGATGAGGAGCCTATCAACCGATCAAAATCCAAACACAATCCAACAAACCACTCCAGGGAACACCGAGCCAGAACTCCACCTAGGCACTCTGTCAAGAGTCCTGAAGTTGGTTCCAGTGAGGATTTTGAGATAAGATTCTCTCCCAATGGATCTGAATATGGTCCAGAGAAAACTAAAGTAtccaatcatcaaaccaaaagtaTTTACCAGGATCAGGCATTCAACACATTCGTGGCTGAGTTTGATACAAGTAAGTTCAATTCTGGGAATGCTGTTAGCAGCGCAAGTGATAAGCATAGATCAGTGGAGAAAGAGTTGGAAGAGGATTTGAGTAGGCTGAAGCAGGAGCTAAAGCAGGTTAacggggagaaggaagaaatgacATCTAAATGTGAAAAGTTGTCCGCCATCTGCCGCTCCCAGAGGCAGGAAATCCAGGAGCTGAAGCGTGCTGTTGCTGCAGCAAGCCCCTCACCCCCAAACAAAGAGTCCAAGCCTCAAATCTCTCCTGGAAGCTCACAGTCAGATACGCCG CCTAGGGAGAAGATAGAGGGAAACTTGCCCGAACTCCAGCGTGGGTTATTTCCAAATAATCCTTCTACACCTAGTCCAGATCCTAAGCCATGGTCTGCTTTTGGTGACACATTGGTCCAGGATACACCCAAGAGCAGTCATCCGAAATCAGTCAGGACAATCCGCGGAACCAACAGTAACAGGAATAATATCAAACAGCCCAGTGCGAGTTCAGCAGATGAACCATGGGGCTTCGATCAGGACAGTTTCAGGGCAGACTCTCATAGCTCACAAGTGCCTAAACCATCATTTGAAGGGAACACTTCGCAGCGGTTTGGTGGTGGTGGCGTTGGCAAGGTTAAGGCTGTAGAGACCAACCGGCCATCTGGATGGACTGGATTCTAG
- the LOC103979968 gene encoding phosphoenolpyruvate/phosphate translocator 1, chloroplastic has translation MPALLVGVTAAGPLGSPPRFSRRTGNRGGGRRGVSLSGRAVPESTGGGSDKEAAPGGDLLQTLLLGSLFGLWYLFNIYFNIYNKQVLKVFQFPLTVTLLHFSIGTFLVLFMWTTNLYKRPKISPMQLAAILPLALVHTMGNLFTNMSLGRVAVSFTHTIKAKEPFFSALLSALFLEEVPTIWVILSLMPIVGGVALASLTEASFNWAGFWSAMASNLTFQSRNVLSKKVMVKKEESLDNINLFSIITIMSFFLLAPVTLFVEGIKITPTYLESVGLNLKQIYLRSLVAGLCFHAYQQVSDMILARVSPVTHSVGNCVKRVVVIVTSVLFFRTPVSPINALGTGVVLGGVFLYSRVKRIKPKSA, from the exons ATGCCCGCTCTACTGGTCGGTGTCACGGCAGCGGGGCCTCTTGGGTCTCCGCCCCGTTTCTCGCGTCGGACTGGGAACAGAGGAGGCGGGAGAAGGGGGGTCTCACTGTCCGGGCGAGCCGTCCCCGAAAGCACCGGCGGGGGCTCTGACAAGGAGGCTGCCCCCGGAGGAGACCTGCTTCAGACGCTGCTGCTTGGGTCCTTGTTCGGCCTCTGGTACCTCTTCAACATCTACTTCAACATATATAACAAGCAG GTTCTTAAGGTTTTTCAATTCCCACTAACCGTCACGCTGCTTCATTTTTCCATTGGAACATTCCTTGTCCTATTTATGTGGACCACTAATCTTTACAAACGTCCTAAGATTTCTCCTATGCAG CTCGCCGCAATCTTACCATTGGCTCTTGTTCACACAATGGGCAACCTATTCACTAACATGAGTCTTGGGCGAGTTGCTGTTTCATTCACGCACACAATAAAAGCCAAGGAGCCTTTTTTCTCAGCACTCCTTTCCGCCCTGTTCTTAGAAGAG GTGCCTACTATCTGGGTTATACTGTCTCTAATGCCAATTGTTGGTGGTGTAGCCTTGGCATCATTGACTGAAGCTTCTTTTAATTG GGCTGGATTTTGGAGTGCAATGGCTTCCAACCTGACATTCCAATCCCGCAATGTTCTCAGCAAGAAAGTCATGGTTAAGAAAGAG GAATCTCTAGACAACATCAATCTGTTCTCAATAATAACAATCATGTCATTTTTCCTACTAGCACCTGTGACTCTGTTTGTTGAAGGCATCAAGATTACTCCTACGTATTTGGAGTCTGTT GGTCTGAATCTTAAACAGATATACTTGAGATCACTCGTTGCTGGTCTgtgttttcatgcatatcaacag GTTTCCGACATGATATTGGCAAGGGTATCACCTGTAACCCACTCTGTTGGTAACTGTGTGAAGAGGGTGGTAGTCATTGTGACCTCAGTACTCTTTTTCAGGACACCAGTTTCTCCCATCAACGCTCTTG GAACTGGCGTGGTACTTGGTGGAGTTTTCCTGTACTCAAGGGTGAAGAGAATCAAGCCAAAATCTGCATGA